The Macadamia integrifolia cultivar HAES 741 chromosome 3, SCU_Mint_v3, whole genome shotgun sequence genome segment TTGTACTGCATGGTTCAGTAATTTGGCTCTCCAAAGTGCATGTAAGCCCCATTTTACAAAAATAGAGGACCTGCAATATAACAGCGGTTCTCATATTGCATGGTTCAAAGAAGAAGCAGATACAGCACGGAAAAGAGgttggggaaggggggggggggggggagcaaaTTTTGTCATATTGAAGACTTTACCATAAAGAATTAAAGTAACCAATGATTGATATAGAAGCAGGGTGATTTTGACAATGGCTTACTCTTGTAGCTAGCAAGACCAAGATGATTTTTCAAGAACTGTTTGAAAACATTAGGGACTGAATGTTAACCCTGTTCAAATATCAAAATTGAAGTAGATGAAAAACGGCATAAATGAAGATATTATCAGACTCATCTAACCTAATTTCTAGTCTttcttgaaaatatttttatgttcTTATTAAGTTACCAATGGGTGGGACACAATGGGCAAGTCATACCAACAGAAGGCTCTTGGCTTTTCAATCCTGAGCTAGCAGCTAAATATAGAAGGATATTCCATGTTTTCTCACCGGTGGAGGAAGGTTCTTCCCTTTCCATATCTTTTGAATTACTTGTAAGGACAAACAAATAAACAGATAGGATGAAAGAATAGGACTATGTCTTGACAGAGTTTGCAGGCATAATCTTTCAAAAAGAGTTTGGATCGTTCTGTATTTTATTAATCTTTTTTTCAAGAGCCATTGCttcctatttttatttgtcACAAAATATCCACCGTATTGAATCATTCCTTTAAAGTTCTACGTGAATGTGTTTTTTCATATAttagtacccaaaaaaaaagtgttttatcATGTATGTGCATGAAAGCATGTCACCAGCATTGTTTTGAGTTTTAATTAAAAGTTTTGATTTGATGAGACCATCAGATTCAACTTTACTTGAGTCACAGGTCCTCATCACATAAATTGCTGGCATTGACCCTACAGGTCTTCAAAGATATTAATCTGTCAGGAGAAACAAACAGTTGACAGCTGAAGCATTGAGCTTGAATGACACTCCAGGGAAGAATATTTTGTCACCTCCAGGAACGGTTTAGTGATTCCATAACCATTGGACGTGGATTCTTGCCCTAATATCCCTTCTAGCTTTCTATCTATTTTATTCAAGTTAACAGGTCAGATTTCTGTCAATTTCTTCATCCCTACAGCACCTCTGTTTTCACTCAATTTTTCGGTTGTTTCCCTGTCTGCAATAATGTTTGCACTAGTCTCTAGCTGGATTTTTTCTGGTTCAGGAATAATTTACATTATTTTGTATCAAAACCATCACTTATTAGATGAGATGGGCTTGAATCTTGCtgattttattcttcttgttaGAGAGAATGAAGAAATTTATTTCATAATGAAAGTTGATCCTGTGGTGCTGATTCTACTTCACCTCAAAACTCGGGGACGTACAAAgggggaattgatgcagataaatcacaaAAATGGGAATACTTTGGTTGATGTAAGCCTTGACCTAAAGTATGTcgctttttttattatttctttggtTTATCTTATATGTAATTTGGTCCTAATGCTAAACCTGTTAATTGTTAGCAAAGGTTATAAATAGATGTAAAGGCCATAGGCCTCCCCAATGATTTAATGTAATATCAGTTTAGATTTCCTaagattttttgttgtaaattCAGCATCTGTTGTTCTGGATTCAGTAGTGTGTTTGGTGAAATCCAAGCATAGATGTCAAGGTGTTCCCTAGACATCGGTCACCTTGATTTCGCCCCCTCAACCACCTTGGGTTGCCTggccaccttgacaactatgattccaAGTGAAGGCTAAAGTGGGTTCCTTAGAGGAAGAGCGGATTCTCTTCATgagttttggtggatttcataACCCACTGTAGGTAGATTCCTGCCTTATTATCCTCTTATCTTTCTAACTATTTTATTCAAGTTCAAAGGTTAGATTTCTGTCAAATTCTTCATCCTGCAGTGTTAGCAATTGACAAGCCCAGCAGAACAGAGaattgcaaaagaaaaacaaaaaatagatcACATAAACAAAACACAACGATTTACGTTGTTCACCCAAGATCGGCTACGTCCATGGCCGAGTAATATCCAAAGCTTCCACTACTCTgatgaagaaattacaaaacccTTCAACCTTACCTCCATATGAGATAACCCTCCCTATATTGACGCGTTACAATATagagaaaccctaatccccaaacgtacaaatcccccccccccagtaTAAACAAGTCCCAAAAAGCTTGCTCAGGGTCTCTGCTCCCTACACCCCTTTGTTGGGGAAGAATCACCAGTACTTCTGGATTAAATTGAGATCAGGCTTCACGAATAACATGCATCACCTTTGTTTTTACTCATTTTTTCTGGTTTGTTCCCCAGTTCTTCAATCCTGTTTTGTACTAGTCCCTAGATGGATTTTTCTGGAATGGGATTAGTCTACATTACAGGTCACCTTCAGTTAGCTTTTCCAGTATTGTGGATGTACTTTTGATAGGTTTCAATCTGGCCTTCAATGTAAAAGAAATTGATCTTCAAATAGAAATCGACAATGAATTGAAAAGCAAGAAATAACCCTTCTCCTTTTACAGGtttgaaaacaaaatagaaattctAAGGATGAGAAAGGAAACAGAAAGTATCAAAACCATATGattcaaagaaagagaaatggcATACCAGAGTTGCACCTTGTTGCCAGAGTCGAAACACCACCCCCAGTTATGGAGACAGAAGGAAGGAGGCATGAGAGGAAATTAACCTTCGAAGAATGGCTATCGTAGCTGGAATGATGACTGGAGCTGCCATGCACAGCACTGGTACAGATTGCCGAACAATGGACAGTGCACCATCACTGATCAAAGAATGATCTCATCATTTATGTTCTTTGAAAATTAAGGCAACTGATGATATTTCTACAGGATTTGTATTTTCCAACTATTTCAGTTGAGAAAATGAGATGcaaatttgaaaaggaaaaataaattaaaattaaaattaaaacagATTCCTCCAGTCAATCCATAGTATTAGGTGGAGAATTCAGTAGGTGCAACATGATGTTTTTCAAAGATACTTCAATAACAATCAGATATCCAAACTGGTTCCATCACCttgtttctctgtttattgGCTGACTCATCCAACTCTCTGACCTTGTCAATTCTGAGGTCAATTTATTCATGTGAAAACAGAGCGTGGAAATAACCACATGCAAAAACCGGGGTATATTTGTCAAACTTACTTCCTTCTTGATCTAAGACTCACttgataaaacagaaaaaatggaAGGGAAAAGTCTAAATagcttccccctcccccccaccgcCTTCTTCACCGGATAGGATAACAGGAAAGAAATTTCATTTAACTTGGCAAGTCTTACAGTTTCACCACATGTTCAGTGATTTTTGAAAATGGAGACCTTCAAAACAGTACATTTCTTCTCAAGAAGCTCAAAAGCACAAACATCTCCCTCTTCTATATCATTTTCCTTTACAAATGTACCCCAACCACTACCAAATCTACCCACACCACCCTTAATAAAGCACTTGACAGGCCATTTTCCCCCATCTGAATCCTGAAGTGTGATTGTCTCTACTTTATCTGTCAAATGGCTCTTGACAAAGCCAGACTTCATAACCTGCACAAGAAAGAAGTAGTGTTTCACTGAATGTCATTATAAATTCATATTTTACAAgtaaatcaaattggaattaaaTGTTGCAAACTTCCAATCCTCAAGTATATGTGGAACCTTTGGCCAACAGTTGGATTAACTCTTTGTTTTCATGATAGAAGTCATGGCATTAAGGTGAGCCTAGCTATGGCCAGCTGCCATGTTGCCTAGGTGTCAACAAGGAAGGGGCCAAGTGCCCAGGCGAGTGCATTTTACATTCTAAACCATATTTAAAGTCATTAAGTTTGATATATTATACAGTACttcatatatatgtattttatattttctagtaGCGCAGATTGATCATTGGATCTGCAAGTGATGGGGCTCACTTAAGgattggaggaagaagaatcgAATCTGATCTAATGGCTAGAACTGGGCCAGTTCTGAATCTAGATCTAATGattaaaattaaaggaaaaataatcaGATCTAAGGATTTTCAATAGAATAAATATCAGAtatgaataattaatttttggaataacaatcaaacataaaaaatctaATTAACTGAATTTAATGAGGTgaaaattaggagagagaaagggtggTCGATGGTAGTAGAATAAGGGGTTGTAATTTGAAATTTGGAAAAGATGACATAGGAAAGAAGTAGGTAGCGATGGGAGCGAGAGAATATTATGAGAGGTAAAGAGAAGCATTCCTAATAAAAGTGGATCTGAATTTAGagcaaataaagaaagagacaagaaagaaataaagagagagagagagctgtggGGTtgtggaagaaagaagaaataaaggggaaTTACCGTGGgatagaaaggagagagaagccagcaaatcaaattccaaaagaaattcaatcagattccattccaaaATCCCAGTCATAGGGTGGGTtagtaacatatatatatatagaaaccAGAAACCAAAAATAGACCCCACAAAGGACTTTTGACTTTCCTAATAGGTTAAAACTAACTAGAAGACCCCAACTAAAATAAACTAACCTCCTAAAAGAAGATTCCAGACATCCAATGACCAACTAACAAAAATCCAATATATGGGACCCACAAAATCTTATCCATATACTTTATCCTGTGTACAGGATTAAGGCCCCCAAAAAATGGGCTTAGAAAAGATACCCGGTACATCAAtacagtaaaaaataaaaagcctaAGACCCGTAGAATCCATCCATGGGCCAAAATAAAGTCTTTGGAGGCCTAATTGAACAATCTGAACTGCATTATATAGTTTTCTCTATTCCTGGGGCTAAGCATCTTGATACTCAAGACGAGCAAACGTCTTGAGCATCAAGGAGTGCCTTGTTACCTAGGCGATGCCTTAAcaattatttctttcattcacCAAGCTCATTTGACAATAGGAAAGTGCGACAGATTTTCCAAACCACATGAATCAGTTAATAGTACtcagggaaaaggaaaaaaaaaagtttagctAGAGGAAAGTCTATGACATAATTTTACTGAAATATCTATCAGCATTTAATTTCCAAGTTGGGATCTCACCAGGCTACACCCCTGAGCATAGCTTTGATGGATGTAAACTGTGAAGAAAGGGTGTACAGACTTGAACTCTCTTGCTGCTTGAGTAGCTTCACTTTCTCTGAATGTCGTAGAATGTCTCGTATTTACAGTAACTGTAGAGAATGAGTGAACTTTAGCAACAGGATGATGACATTTTTTCTTTATCATAGAAAAATCAAGTAAACGATTAGAATTTCTAGATCAAGCCCGGAAATGTGGACCTAAGAATTGCAAAGTTCAGTTCTTTTGCACCATTTACAATACACTTGAATTATTTTCTATCCTTCAACTGATTGCCTACCATACAACCAGATGGAATTGATTCTCATAAATGATTAGGACCATTAAACTACTGGAGCTATTTAGACAGACAGCTAATAATCTTTCCTACTGGTCTTATTTAAGGAAGACTTACACTAGGGATATAATCTGGGTCCAGTATTGGGACGATATTGATGAATTACACAATCTAATTATATTCTCAAATTTGAGAGTGACCATGAGCATACTCTTATTCCAAAGCAAGTACCAAGTCTCTATTGCAAGTCATTAGTTAATATACTACTTTCTCATTTTTAAAccattgcaatttcaatttctattttcaaaACTTTATCTTTACTTGAGCCTGCATTTCATCCTACTTTAACAAAATAAAGCATGTAGATGGGTCAGCAGACCACACCTTGttctcaaaaataaagaaacaaacaaagaaaaagcagTTGAATAATGCATAAGAAAAATCACCAATATCTTTATCCAATTCATCAAGCTCTGTTTACCTGATCCAACAAATGGGACCCAATCTTCCACAACACGGAAAATTGATACGTTCATctcaatatttttcttcttaagcACCTCAAAGACACAGCAGTCTCCCTCTAGAAGAACATTTTCCCGAGCAAATGCAATCCAACCACCGCTAAGAAGTGCTTTAATATTACTACGAAGAAAGAACCGGGCAGGCCATGTACTCCCATTTGGAAGCCGAAGTGTGATATGGTGTAGTCCATCTGTGAAATGTTTCCTGCTAAATACAAGAGGAACATTCTGCAATAGGAAAAAGAATTACATAAACATACAAGTATAATAATTAAAACTACAATTGACATTTGATAGGCATCCGATGGAATGCCTCAGCTGAAAAAGCAATGTTTTTCTACACCAAATGATGATCCCTATCTTGACTTGGGGAAATGAGGAGAGTACATGTGTATTTGAAAGCACAAATcatattcaaaatttcaaagtaAAGGATTTCATACCATTCCCTTGCGCAGATAGGACGGTTTCATAGCGACCATGAATGAAGGATTTTTAGATTTTAATGACTCGGCTGCACAATGtgccctttctctttctttctttgtcacTGGCCTTTCCTTTCTCAGAAAAGCCCATTCATATTCATCTTCCAAACATTGCAAGGACGAGGGAATGTCAATTCTTTGATCTGTCTGTTGGTACTCGAATTCTTTGCTGACCTCCTCTCCTGAAGCATTTGTCTCGGTTTGCTTTGCCCCAATTTCTTTcgtcttccttttcttttgagcAGGACAATAAGGTTTAGAGACCTGGCTTTCTGAGGAAGCAGAACTTCTCTTTCCCTGTTTCTTAACTTTGGGTTGAGTAGATGTTCTTTTGGTCGTTTGTCTCTTCTTACTCAAAGGAGCTAGAGTGTCTTCTTCtgctctttcttcactttcaagATTCAAATGTTTATCATGAAGATTGGACTCTTGAAGTGTATACTTTATTTCACAAGCATTGTGATTGAAAATAAGAACATGGAAATTTGAATCTCCATCATATCTGAAAACTAGAAAATATCCAACAGATATGTTGTGATATTCCAAGAATCTATGCCAACCGTTGTGGAACCAAACTTCtccctcaattttttttaactctaCAACCCACTCATTACCATTGGGAACCTTGAGAACCGCAGAATCAGAGAGATCTTCTCCAAATTTCCGAACGAACTCAATAGGGATCTCCTGCCAGAACCCATGCAATGTTATTTCAACTTCTCTTGGATAGTAATATGATAAACAAGAAGTAAGGAGGCTGCAAGGATTAGTCCCTTGAAAAAGGTAGTTCTACATAGCACAGAATGAAGTTTCTGAAGACATatataatgagagagagagacatgcaGCAATTGTTAGGACAATAAATCTAGAGCATTGCAAAGGTTTTGGTCCTTCCATTGTCATGCCCCTGCCAGTGGCCCCTTAACTGGGATTTTTTTTCATGCTTTAAACAAGGTGGCCATTAACGACCAAGGGGGAAAGGAGGGCAGAGGGAGCAGTTGGAGCCAGGCAATACCATTCTAATTGAAGAGTGGATAACTCAAACAATCAGTGTTTTACTGATACGGTTTTGACCTGAGCAGCTCAGATTCATAGTTTTGACGACTGAAACTTCGCCAACTAAACCAAAAGCGAAAAACCCATGAGATGTGTAAGTAAGAGAAAGCATACTTACAAGCTGTCCGCCATGGACAGTTGAATGGACGATCACTTTGAAAAAATGGGGTCTCCTCTCCAGAGAATTCCGTCTGTGGGAGTCTCTCAGGCATCGGCGCATCTTTCCACAGCAGTAAAACAGAGCAACAGTAGAAGAAACAAATCAAAGGGTTCTGCAGTTTACTTCTTGTTTGAGAGATCTGAGACTGTAAATTGAGGATAAGAAGAAGTTAAAATAGTGCGGAAAACAGGGAGAAGAAAGACCCGTGCACTATGACGAGACTGAGAAGGGCAGTTACCGTTTTCCCTCTCTCACAACACTCACGCATGCAATGCCCCGGAGGTCACGAATTGGCTGCTCCGACCTAGAACTTCTCCTTGAGCGCCACCTCGGAGGGAAAATAAAAGTGGAtgggggagaagagaagatacACAAGAGACTTTGATCAAAAGCAGCCAGCGAAGCAAGGGAGTCCGCCACAAAGTTCCCTTCGCCAAATCTGCTGCCCAAAGCAACGCAAAACGGGTTGCCAAAGCTTCAGCCACGATCGCACAAGTCACTCCAAGACCATATGAGAATCCTCCAACAGCTCTGCCATTGCAGTTAGAAGTCGATTCCAGAGATCTCCACTTCCCATTGAAATAATGGATGGCAGTTTGGCACTTTTTGTCTTTTAcattaaaattagaaaaagcAACTCTGCAACTT includes the following:
- the LOC122074682 gene encoding B3 domain-containing transcription factor VRN1-like, with amino-acid sequence MRRCLRDSHRRNSLERRPHFFKVIVHSTVHGGQLEIPIEFVRKFGEDLSDSAVLKVPNGNEWVVELKKIEGEVWFHNGWHRFLEYHNISVGYFLVFRYDGDSNFHVLIFNHNACEIKYTLQESNLHDKHLNLESEERAEEDTLAPLSKKRQTTKRTSTQPKVKKQGKRSSASSESQVSKPYCPAQKKRKTKEIGAKQTETNASGEEVSKEFEYQQTDQRIDIPSSLQCLEDEYEWAFLRKERPVTKKERERAHCAAESLKSKNPSFMVAMKPSYLRKGMNVPLVFSRKHFTDGLHHITLRLPNGSTWPARFFLRSNIKALLSGGWIAFARENVLLEGDCCVFEVLKKKNIEMNVSIFRVVEDWVPFVGSVTVNTRHSTTFRESEATQAAREFKSVHPFFTVYIHQSYAQGCSLVMKSGFVKSHLTDKVETITLQDSDGGKWPVKCFIKGGVGRFGSGWGTFVKENDIEEGDVCAFELLEKKCTVLKVSIFKNH